A region of the Paenibacillus sp. J23TS9 genome:
ATGTCGGTAGACGTTTTTCATACCGGACAGAAGCGTGGAATGAATAACTGAAGGTGGTGTTAGGGTGGAGAAAGGAATAAAAAGGGCAATCGTTTTCATCATAGCAGTTTCGCTCATCCTTGCAGGCTGCAACAATGATAAATCCAAGGAGGCTACAGCAAAGGTCTATGCCGGCGACGTCTCTACGATATTGATTTCCGAAAAGGATGATTTTTTCTCTCCAGAAATTATCCGGGATCTTGAAAAATATTTGCAGCAGGGCGAAACGATTCATGAAGGCTTGCAAAACAGCGGGATTGTGACCTTTGCAGACGACGGAGCCATCCGCTCGATCAGCCAGGTGTCGCTTTCACCTGCATTCGTATGGGGCCTGGAGCTTAATAAGAAAAAGCTCGGAAAGGACAAGCTGGATACGGTTCTTAAGGATAATGATGAGATCGGTATTTCGATTGAGCCTACGGAACAGAGAAAATCAGATAACAATCTGCAGTTCACAGTTCTTAAACTGAACGGGGGATCAATCCAGCCGGGAATATCGCACACGTATATTCTTCCTTACGTTGAAAATCAAAGCGTACGCGATATGCTGCTAAGCACGGATTTCATCAAGCTGTCCATGAATAAGCGGTTTATCGATACCGTGAAAGGTTATAGTCCAAAGTCCATTGAAAAATGGGTGATTAAAGTGAACAGCAAGGAGCTCGTTGAGAATGGTCTTGATATGAAGCTAACACCTCAGGACGAGGTGGAAATCCGATTGGACAGGTCCTAGCTGTTGAAAATACATATGAATCACGGACGGATTGAAAAAAATCAATTAATAAATAATAAATGTATGACAAAATAAGTGAAATTATTCACAATTAATGTGAATCAAATCACATTTTAAATTTTAACAATCCTCTATAATGAAGATATCCAAAAAAAGTATTTAGCGCAGAACTTGAAAACGATCATAAATTAATGGCTGATTGCTGCTGCAACATTGGAAGGAGGCTTTTATGATGAAAGCGGACAGGGAGAAATTGATAGTCATCGGAAACGGGATGGCTGGAATAAGTACGGTAGAGCAGATATTAAAGCTCAGCGGTTCATATGACATTACGGTGTTTGGCAGTGAGCCTCATCCCAATTACAATCGGATTATGCTTTCCTATGTTCTGGAGGGCAGTAAAACCATCAATGATATTATTCTGAACGACCTGAACTGGTATGAAGATCATGGAATCAAATTGTATACAGACACGACCGTGGCAAGGATCGATAGTGAAACAAGACGGGTCATTACCGAGGACGGGGCATCTGTGCCTTACGACAAGGTCATCATTGCTACGGGTTCGAATCCCCTAATCCTGCCGATTCCAGGCTGTGACAAGCAGGGTGTGGTAGGTTTTAGAAATATTGAAGACTGCAATCAAATGATTGAAGCTGCACGAAGCTATCACAGTGCCGCTGTTATTGGTGGTGGACTGCTAGGGCTGGAGGCTGCTAAGGGTCTTGTCAGTCTCGGCATGCAGGTTACAGTCGTCCATCTGATGGAGGATCTCATGGAGCGGCAGCTTGATCATCAAGCGGCTTTGATGCTGAAGGATGAGTTGGAGCGTCAAGGAATCGGGTTTGCCATGGGGAAAAAGACCACAGAGCTGATTGGCGGCAAGCGGGTAGAAGGGCTGCGTTTTAGTGATGGTACGGAGCTAGCTTGTGATTTTGTGGTGATGGCAGCAGGGATTAAACCCAATACAGGCGTAGCGAAGGTCAGCGGTATTGCTGTCAATAGAGGGATTATCGTGGATGATTTCATGAGAACCTCCATGCATCATGTCTACGCGGTGGGCGAATGCAATGAGCATCGCGGCATATGTTATGGTCTCGTGGCTCCATTGTTTGAACAGGGCAACGTGCTGGCCAAACATATTTGCGGAGTGGCAACGCAGCCTTATGAGGGCTCCGTCGTATCCACCAAGCTGAAAATTTCCGGTGTTGATGTATTTTCTGCCGGTGAATTTATTGAGGGGCCAATGCACACTGTTATCGCAGCGCAAAACGACTGGAAGCATACGTACAAAAAAATTCTGCTGCAGGATGGAAAAATAGCAGGTGCGGTACTGTTTGGTGATGTGACGGAAGCAGCTCCACTGCAAAAGCTGGTCAAAGAGCATGCTTTGATGACAGACGACATTTATAACGAGATCATGGGAGGGGGCTGCTGTGGAAGCAGCGGTGCGAAAAAGAGCCTCTCCGTTGAAACGATGGCCAGTGAAGAAATTGTATGCGGCTGTAACGGGGTAACCAAGCAAATGATCGTGGAAGCTATCACGGAACAAGGTCTGACGACTGTGGAAGAAATCAAGGCATGCACAGGTGCTACCCGTTCATGCGGCGGTTGTAAGCCTGTAGTTGAGCAGATCCTGCAGTATGTGCTTGGAGATGGTTTTCAAACGGAAAGCAAGCAGGGAATATGCGGCTGCACCAAGCTTAGCCGTGACGAAATCGTTGCTGAAATCCGCGGGAAAGGTTTGAAAACGATACGTGAGGTTATGAATGTTCTGGAATGGAGCCATCCGGAGGGCTGTTCGAAATGCCGTCCTGCCCTTAATTATTACCTTGGGATGGTCTATCCGGCCGAGCATGAGGATGAGAAGGCATCGCGTTTTGTAAATGAACGGCTGCATGCAAATATTCAAAAGGACGGCACATATACGGTGGTTCCGCGAATGTACGGGGGAGTGACTACGCCTGAGGATCTAAAACGAATCGCTGACGTATCGCTGAAATATGATGTGAAGGTAGTAAAAGTTACGGGAGGACAGCGGCTGGACTTGATCGGGGTCAAAAAGGAGGATTTGCCCAAGGTATGGGAAGAGCTTGATATGCCCTCGGGGTACGCGTATGCCAAATCACTCCGCACTGTCAAAACATGCGTAGGATCTCAGTTCTGCCGGTTTGGCACGCAGGATTCGATGGCAATGGGAGCTTTATTGGAGCGCAAGTTTGAACGGCTGGATTTTCCGGCAAAGTTTAAAATGGCGGTAAATGGCTGTCCGCGCAACTGCGCAGAATCCTGTACCAAGGATATTGGCATCGTAGGCAATGATGGCGGCTGGGAGATCTTTGTTGGTGGCAATGGAGGCATTAAACCTCGAATTGCAGACTCGTTCTGCAAAGTGAAAACCGACCAGGAGCTGGTAGACATCTGCGGAGCGGTCATTCAGCTGTACCGTGAAACAGGCAAATATCTGGAAAGAACATCGGAATGGGTGGAACGGATGGGTCTTGAAGCGATTCAAGCAGCTGTACTGGAGGATGAAGAGCAGCGTATGCAGCTCCTCGAGCGTAATAATTTTGCGCTTCAACAGGTCGAAGAGCCATGGAGCCAAGTGCTGAGAGAAAACGCAACACGGCGGGTGATGTATGGAGAGGTAAATGGGGATGCTCCGCACAACAAGCTTGAAGTATAAAAGCTTTTGTATGGGAAGGAGGAGAGAGCAGCATGAATAAAACGGTGAAATACTATCCGGCAGGAAGCTTGGAAGATTATTATGTGCAAATGGGTCGTGCAGTGCAAATTGAGGGGCATGAAATTGCTGTGTTTCGTACCACCAGTGGAGAATTGTACGCGTTAGACAACCGCAGCCCCCATCCTAAAGGAGGACCGCTCGCGGAGGGAATGGTCTCCGGGCATTTTGTCTATGATCCGCTTTATGACTGGAAAATCGATTTGCGGGATGGATTTGTACAAGCGCCGGATCATGGCGAGGTTCGAACGCATCAGGTGCTCATTGAAGAAGGTACGGTAAGCATAGGCATGAGCAGCGGGCATGAGCAGGGCATCGGGACATCACTGTAATTGCCGCTGTACCTGTGCGCATCATTGAACATAAGCTTGCATCCGATTCGACGGATGCAAGCTTTTTTAATATCTACCCATGATATGGTATGTTCAACAACCACCTGTCCGTTGTAAAATATGGATGGACAGGAGTGTATGCAAATGATAATGAATGAAAAAATCAAAGCGGCAGAAGTCGCTCTTACCGGGTTGAATGGAGAAGATCTTGGTATAGTACCGATCTCTGAGGCACTTGCCATGGCAAAGAAGCTGAAGGTTGATCTGGTATGCATGTCTCTGATGAGCAGTCCGCCTCCGTGCAAGCTGATTGGGGCGGGAGAGGCGAAGAGAGAAAAACAGCAGGCCAAAGCCTCAGAGCGCCAGATGAAAGTCAAGGAAATTCGCCTGACTCCCCAGATTGAGGAGCATGACTATGACACAAAACAGCGGCAGGCAGAGAAAATTCTGGAATCCGGTGACGCGGTTCTTCTAGTGGTGCGTATCAAAGGCAAAGAGGGGGCGGTTGCCAAAGAGCTGCTGGAGCGTTTGATGAAGGATTTGAGCCATGTGGGACGCAAAACCACAGGAGTTCAGCTCAGCGGCAAGCAGGCCGCAGTACAGCTCAATCCGGACAAATAAATAACCTATTCCATCATAGCTTAGGAAGGATTCGTTTAAACGTGAGCTCAACTAAAAAAACGAAAAAGTATATATGGAGCGCAGGGATCGCCGTGGTTTTGTTGGTCGTCCTGATGATTCCCATGCCGTATTATTTGTACCAGCCAGGTGATGTGGAGCCGCTTTCTCCGGTTATCACCGTTGAGAACGGGCATAAATCGGAGCAGGGGAATTTTTATCTAACTACCGTTTCAACCATTAAAACTTCTCATCTGTACTACCTCATCTACGGCTGGTTTGCACCGAATACGCAGATTCGCAAGGAACAGAGCGTCAGCGGCAATCTTTCCGAGGATGAATATGATTTCTTGCTCAGACATATGATGACCTCTTCCCAGCAAAATGCCGTTATTGCAGGTCTGCGTGCTGCAGGAGAAGTCGTTCCTGTGCAGAACAAAGGTGTTTTCGTCACTAATGTTCTTCCGGTTTCCAAGGCCAAGGGCAAAATATCCGTAGGAGATGTTATTACGGAGATCGATGGAAAAGAGATGAAGAAATCAGCTGATGTAATCGCCTATTTGAGTGCGAAAAAAGCGGGTGAAACGGTGAATATGGTGTATTTGCATGAAGGGCAACGGCAGGTACAATCGTTCGAACTGACTGTCATCAATGACCAAGGGAAGGTGGGCCTTGGCATCCAGCCGGAAGATGAATTCGATATCCATCCACCGCGTCAGGTTAAAATCAATACCCATGACATAGGCGGACCTTCCGCTGGATTGATGTTCTCTCTGGAGATATTAAACCAGGTTCTACCGGAGGATCTGACGAAAGGCTACCAGATAGCAGGTACCGGTACTATTGACCAGGAAGGGAATGTCGGCCAGATCGGAGGCATTCGCGATAAAATCGTAGCAGCTCATGAAGGCAAGGTGGACATCTTCTTCTGCCCAGCTGATGTGCAGCCGGGTGACACTAACGCAAAAGATATCATGGATGAAGCCAAGAAAAGAAATTATTCTATCCGGATCGTGCCGGTTCGACATAGTCAGGAAGCACTTCATTATTTAAAGCAGCTTCAGCCGAAATCATAATATCTTTGCTCATAAAAAGGGGTGCCCTCCGGTCTAATGACCTGGGCACCCCTTTTATAATAAATAAATTATTTGAGATCTTTCCAGCCGTCAAAATCATGGATTGCAATACCGGCATAAGACGGATTTACTTTGGCAAGTTCATGAAGCGCAATGAGCTGCTCGTTCATATAGGCTGCCCCTTCTTCATAAAACGTGAGAAAGTCGCCTTCATTGCTGGGTTTGGTTTCGACAGCGGCAAAGGCTTGTTTGCCAAGAGCAGTGGCATCCTCAAGCTCTTTTTTTGCGATGCTGTTAATAGCCGAGGCTGTGTCACGGTACGACATGATGGTGACAGAATCATATTGGCTGATCATAAACCGGCTCAGTGACGTTGTGCCGTCTGCAGTGGTGTAATTACCTAGCCAGAATGGAATATCAGCTGCGAGCGGAAGGTTTAGCTTTTCGGCTTCCGATCTCAGATACAAGACGTTGCTCTGCCACTGGCGGATGACACCCTCTTGGTCTATCTTCCATTGGGATAGGACATGAGGCTCAATGTCCACATGAATACCGCTGAATTTCTCTGCAGCAGCGGCGCCATTTTGATAAGCCTGAATCCAGCTCAGGAAGTTTGTAATTTTGTAGCGTTCGGATTCAAGACCCCAGAGCGGGGCACCATTCAGTGCTTCAACATGGATTCCGAGCTCATTGGATTCTTTGATAAAGCTTTTATAATAAGATACCGGAATATCGATATTAATCTGCAAATAAACCAGATTGACCTGATTCTGACTCAGAAACGATAAAACCTCCTGCGGATTTTTCCGAATCCGTTCGGTATTCCACAGCCATGTAGCCTTCTGATAATAACCTTGGGCTTTAGCCTCTTGAGGAGAAAACAGTCCGGTTCCGGACAAAATAACACTGCAGAAAACGGTGATCAAACATAAGCGGTTTAAAAATTTTGCTGCCATATGGTTTACACTCCTTAAATGATCTGTACAGACGTATGATTCATTATGCCCTTTTACATTGGGGGAATTAGACTTCAGACCTTTGACCTTAAGCGACAAGTTTGGATGTATGTAGTTCTTATCGGGTAGAAGCCTAACCTCCTTATATCGGGCAGTGCTCAGTTCCTTAATTTGATGTATAGGAAGAACTGCGCAATCAAATGAGACTTGGGAACGGGTTATAACTTAATTTTCGGTTCTTTTATCCGTAAGTTTCATAGGACTTAAGTCCTTAAATTGAGGAATAAGGTCATTTTTGTGACATTAATAGGTATATTGAGGGGGAGGAAGAGGAAATGATTGAAAATTATTCAAATCAGGGAAAGTTTGGGTCTTTTTGCGCACAAAAAAACTCCCGCAGAACCATGCACCGGTTACGGAAGTCTTTTAACAGACGTATATTTAAGCCGGAAGGGATCAATGAACAAGCAACTAGATCCGGCAGATTTCATTTGGACACATTTCACAATGGCATATATCCTGGAGCATTCCAAGATCTTTAATAACAATCATACCATTCTCGTATTCCACAGCATCCTTTTTGCGGAGATCGCTGAGCATACGGTTTACGCTTTCGCGGGTTGCTCCGATCATGTTCGAGAGGTCCGTATGGGTAATCTTTTTATGAATAAGGATCGTATCCCCATGTTTTTCACCATACGTATTGCCGAGTCGGATTAGAGTCGAGCAGAGCGCACCAGGTTTCCCGTACATCATCAGATCACGGAATTTGGTTTGAGTCAGGCGGTGGTGTATGCCCATCCATTTCATAAAATCGATCGCGAAATCACAGTGCTGGCAGATCAGCATCTCCAAATCCTTTTGATCAATAACCCCAATTTCACTTTCCTCGAGTACTTCCGCTGTAAAGCTGTGCTTGCTGCTGAAAAAAGGATCCGCTTGACCAACCATGTCACCCGATTGATACATATATAGAATCAGCTCTTTACCTTCATCCGTCGATTTGGTCAATTTGATGCGACCGCGTTTGACATAAAACAGCTTATCGGAAAAATCACCTTCCCAGAACAGATGCGAGCCTTCAGGCACGATGCGTTCTTTCATAATGACCATTAGACGATCCATGTTTTGTTCTGTAAAGCAGCTTGTATTCCCACGGGCTTCGATAACATTCAGTTGGTTGCTCATACTCGTTATCCCCTTTGTATCTTCAATTTTCAGTAAATTTTAAACTAATTATAACCTGAAAAAATCTGTTTTTGGGGGGAGAATAGCCCTTAAAAGTGTCGAAATTCCGACATTGTGATAAATTTCACTTTTGGATGAATTTCTATATTCAGATTTTTACATAACACCATACAAAGCAGTGAATCGGTAATGAAAGCGCTTTGAAAACTAATGTTAAAAACCCTCAAACATTGTGAAAGTTTTCACTTTAAATCTTTTCATGATTATGTTATGATCAAGTCGAGAGAGAGATAAAACCAAAATTTACCTGAGAGGATGAGAGATATGGCTGTAAAAAATGATATTGTTGCCAATACAAAACAGCAATCAGCCGAAGAGTACATCCAGACCCTGATCAACAAGGCAAACAAGGCCCAGGAAAAATTTATGAGCATGACCCAGGAGCAAATCGATGACATCGTTCAGGCAATGGCCTTGGCAGGACTCGACAAGCATATGTATCTGGCAAAACTCGCGGTCGAAGAGACAGGAAGAGGCATCTACGAAGATAAAATCACCAAGAACATGTTCTCGACGGAGTATATTTACCACAGTATTAAGTATGAAAAGACCGTTGGTGTCATTGAAGACAATCCATATGAAAGCTATCAGAAAATAGCGGAGCCGGTCGGCATTATTATGGGGATTACACCCGTAACGAATCCGACATCAACGACGATGTTTAAAGCACTTATCTCTATTAAAACACGTAATCCTATTATTTTCGGCTTCCATCCTTCAGCCCAGCAATGCAGCAGAGAAGCGGCTAAAACATTGCTCGAGGCAGCCGTGAAGCATGGAGCCCCGGCAGACTGCATCCAGTGGATTGATGAGCCGAACATGGAAAAAACCAATGCTTTGATGAATCATCCGGATGTCGCCCTCATATTGGCAACCGGTGGTTCAGGCATGGTGCGCGCTGCATACAGCTGCGGCAAACCGGCTCTTGGCGTTGGACCTGGCAATGTCCCTTGCTTCATCGAAAAATCGGCGGATATCAACCAGGCGGTAACGGATCTGATCTTGTCCAAGTCTTTCGATAACGGTATGATTTGCGCTTCGGAACAGGCCGTAATCATCGAGGAGCCGATTTTTGACCAGGTTAAAAAGAAAATGATCGCTAACGGCTGCTACTTTGTGAATAAGGATGAGGCAGCCAAACTGACAGCTGGAGCTATTAACGTGGAAAAATGCGCTGTCAATCCGGCGATTGTCGGCCAATCGGCTGTCAAGATCGCGGAAATGAGCGGCTTTAGCGTACCGGCCGGAACAAAAATACTGGTCGCTGAAATCGAAGGCGTAGGCATGAAGTACCCGTTGTCGGCTGAGAAGCTGAGTCCGGTACTGGCCTGCTACAAGGTGAAGAATGCTGCAGAAGGCATCGAGCGGGCAGCTGAGGTCGTAGCCTTCGGCGGAATGGGACATTCGTCGGTCATCCACTCGCATAATGAGGAAGTTATTTTGAAATTCGCGGATCGGCTGCAAACGGGCCGTATTATTGTCAATTCGCCATCGACTCACGGCGCCATTGGGGATATCTACAATACGAACCTGCCGTCGCTGACGCTTGGCTGTGGATCATATGGCCGGAATTCGACGTCGTCTAACGTGACCGCAGTCAATCTCATTAATGTGAAAAGGGTGGCTCGTCGTACAGTGAATATGCAGTGGTTCAAGGTACCGGATAAGATTTATTTTGAAAAAGGCTCGACTCAGTATCTGGCTAAAATGCCGGATATCAGCCGCGTGGCAATCATTACGGATGCCGTTATGGTCAAACTTGGTTATGTGGAAAGAGTAGAACATTATCTGCGCCAGCGCCAAACACCGGTTGTCATTGAAGTCTTCTCGGATGTAGAGCCTGATCCTTCGACAACTACGGTAGACCGGGGTACAGAAATGATGAACCGGTTCCAGCCGGACTGCATTATCGCGCTTGGTGGCGGCTCGCCGATGGATGCCGCGAAAGCGATGTGGCTGTTCTATGAATATCCGGATACTGATTTTGAGAGCCTGAAGCAGAAATTCATGGACATCCGCAAACGGATCTACAAATATCCGCGTCTTGGACAAAAAGCGAAATTTGTCGCGATTCCAACAACATCGGGCACAGGCTCGGAAGTTACTTCGTTCGCTGTTATCACGGACAAAAACCAGGGTAATACGAAGTATCCACTTGCGGATTACGAGTTAACGCCGGATGTGGCGATTGTGGATCCGGAATTCGTATTCACTTTGCCGAAAACCGCAGTCGCCGATACCGGTATGGATGTATTGACACATGCGATTGAAGCTTACGTTTCGGTTATGGCCAGCGATTACACGGATGGGCTCGCAATCAAAGCGATCCAGCTGGTGTTCCAATATCTGGAGCAATCGGCATTGACAGGAGATCATTTAGCACGTGAGAAAATGCATAATGCCTCGACGCTGGCAGGCATGGCTTTCGCCAACGCGTTCCTGGGCATCAATCACAGTCTTGCGCATAAGTGGGGCGGGGAGTATCACACAGCACATGGCCGCACCAATGCCATTCTGATGCCGCATGTCATCCGTTATAATGCGAAGAAACCAACGAAGTTCGCTTCGTTCCCTAAATACTCGCATTTTATCGCCGATGAACGTTATGCTGAAATCGCCCGTATTT
Encoded here:
- the nirB gene encoding nitrite reductase large subunit NirB, translated to MKADREKLIVIGNGMAGISTVEQILKLSGSYDITVFGSEPHPNYNRIMLSYVLEGSKTINDIILNDLNWYEDHGIKLYTDTTVARIDSETRRVITEDGASVPYDKVIIATGSNPLILPIPGCDKQGVVGFRNIEDCNQMIEAARSYHSAAVIGGGLLGLEAAKGLVSLGMQVTVVHLMEDLMERQLDHQAALMLKDELERQGIGFAMGKKTTELIGGKRVEGLRFSDGTELACDFVVMAAGIKPNTGVAKVSGIAVNRGIIVDDFMRTSMHHVYAVGECNEHRGICYGLVAPLFEQGNVLAKHICGVATQPYEGSVVSTKLKISGVDVFSAGEFIEGPMHTVIAAQNDWKHTYKKILLQDGKIAGAVLFGDVTEAAPLQKLVKEHALMTDDIYNEIMGGGCCGSSGAKKSLSVETMASEEIVCGCNGVTKQMIVEAITEQGLTTVEEIKACTGATRSCGGCKPVVEQILQYVLGDGFQTESKQGICGCTKLSRDEIVAEIRGKGLKTIREVMNVLEWSHPEGCSKCRPALNYYLGMVYPAEHEDEKASRFVNERLHANIQKDGTYTVVPRMYGGVTTPEDLKRIADVSLKYDVKVVKVTGGQRLDLIGVKKEDLPKVWEELDMPSGYAYAKSLRTVKTCVGSQFCRFGTQDSMAMGALLERKFERLDFPAKFKMAVNGCPRNCAESCTKDIGIVGNDGGWEIFVGGNGGIKPRIADSFCKVKTDQELVDICGAVIQLYRETGKYLERTSEWVERMGLEAIQAAVLEDEEQRMQLLERNNFALQQVEEPWSQVLRENATRRVMYGEVNGDAPHNKLEV
- the nirD gene encoding nitrite reductase small subunit NirD, with protein sequence MNKTVKYYPAGSLEDYYVQMGRAVQIEGHEIAVFRTTSGELYALDNRSPHPKGGPLAEGMVSGHFVYDPLYDWKIDLRDGFVQAPDHGEVRTHQVLIEEGTVSIGMSSGHEQGIGTSL
- the infC gene encoding translation initiation factor IF-3 → MIMNEKIKAAEVALTGLNGEDLGIVPISEALAMAKKLKVDLVCMSLMSSPPPCKLIGAGEAKREKQQAKASERQMKVKEIRLTPQIEEHDYDTKQRQAEKILESGDAVLLVVRIKGKEGAVAKELLERLMKDLSHVGRKTTGVQLSGKQAAVQLNPDK
- a CDS encoding SepM family pheromone-processing serine protease, which gives rise to MSSTKKTKKYIWSAGIAVVLLVVLMIPMPYYLYQPGDVEPLSPVITVENGHKSEQGNFYLTTVSTIKTSHLYYLIYGWFAPNTQIRKEQSVSGNLSEDEYDFLLRHMMTSSQQNAVIAGLRAAGEVVPVQNKGVFVTNVLPVSKAKGKISVGDVITEIDGKEMKKSADVIAYLSAKKAGETVNMVYLHEGQRQVQSFELTVINDQGKVGLGIQPEDEFDIHPPRQVKINTHDIGGPSAGLMFSLEILNQVLPEDLTKGYQIAGTGTIDQEGNVGQIGGIRDKIVAAHEGKVDIFFCPADVQPGDTNAKDIMDEAKKRNYSIRIVPVRHSQEALHYLKQLQPKS
- a CDS encoding Crp/Fnr family transcriptional regulator, which gives rise to MSNQLNVIEARGNTSCFTEQNMDRLMVIMKERIVPEGSHLFWEGDFSDKLFYVKRGRIKLTKSTDEGKELILYMYQSGDMVGQADPFFSSKHSFTAEVLEESEIGVIDQKDLEMLICQHCDFAIDFMKWMGIHHRLTQTKFRDLMMYGKPGALCSTLIRLGNTYGEKHGDTILIHKKITHTDLSNMIGATRESVNRMLSDLRKKDAVEYENGMIVIKDLGMLQDICHCEMCPNEICRI
- the adhE gene encoding bifunctional acetaldehyde-CoA/alcohol dehydrogenase translates to MAVKNDIVANTKQQSAEEYIQTLINKANKAQEKFMSMTQEQIDDIVQAMALAGLDKHMYLAKLAVEETGRGIYEDKITKNMFSTEYIYHSIKYEKTVGVIEDNPYESYQKIAEPVGIIMGITPVTNPTSTTMFKALISIKTRNPIIFGFHPSAQQCSREAAKTLLEAAVKHGAPADCIQWIDEPNMEKTNALMNHPDVALILATGGSGMVRAAYSCGKPALGVGPGNVPCFIEKSADINQAVTDLILSKSFDNGMICASEQAVIIEEPIFDQVKKKMIANGCYFVNKDEAAKLTAGAINVEKCAVNPAIVGQSAVKIAEMSGFSVPAGTKILVAEIEGVGMKYPLSAEKLSPVLACYKVKNAAEGIERAAEVVAFGGMGHSSVIHSHNEEVILKFADRLQTGRIIVNSPSTHGAIGDIYNTNLPSLTLGCGSYGRNSTSSNVTAVNLINVKRVARRTVNMQWFKVPDKIYFEKGSTQYLAKMPDISRVAIITDAVMVKLGYVERVEHYLRQRQTPVVIEVFSDVEPDPSTTTVDRGTEMMNRFQPDCIIALGGGSPMDAAKAMWLFYEYPDTDFESLKQKFMDIRKRIYKYPRLGQKAKFVAIPTTSGTGSEVTSFAVITDKNQGNTKYPLADYELTPDVAIVDPEFVFTLPKTAVADTGMDVLTHAIEAYVSVMASDYTDGLAIKAIQLVFQYLEQSALTGDHLAREKMHNASTLAGMAFANAFLGINHSLAHKWGGEYHTAHGRTNAILMPHVIRYNAKKPTKFASFPKYSHFIADERYAEIARILGLPARTTEEGVNSLILAIRKMNKTLGIEESFQELGFDAKDFEARVDYLADRAFEDQCTTANPKLPLVTELAEVYRDAFYGRFEN